A region of the Methyloprofundus sedimenti genome:
AAACCTGTTATTATTCCCCAGATTTTATATTTCCAGGGCGACGGGAATGCTAAGATAGCTGCGATTAACACTAAAATAGCTTCAACGCCATTACAGCCTGACTGTATAGACACTGAAAATCCTGAACCAACTTGCTGTAAGATAACGCCGTGTGAAATAACCTGGCCATCAAAAAACTTTACTATCCAAACACTAATATAAGCAATTATTTCAGTAAACGGAATAATGATATTCTGGTGCACCTTGTTAGATTGTACTATCCAGAACAGACAAATTTGTATGCCCAGAAAATATAAAAAAAACTTATACACGCATATAACCCCAAATAATTATTAAGAGAGAGTTGAAAATTTAAAGCCTGCTCTAAAGCAAAAAACTAAAGTATTTTTCTCGTCTGCTCCGGAGAGGGAAAATAGTTTGTGACGCTTTACGCCAAGTCGTGCAAAACTTTCCCAAATGAATTCCCGGATAGGAGCGTGGGAATTAGCAAATTTTAGTATCACCAGGATTATTTCACCCGATAGCGAAACTTTCAGCAATTGACAACATCAGTTTTTCCAACAATATCACAGGCAGTGTTGAAAAACGAGTCGATATTATCATGTTCGTATTCACCACCGCTGTTTGTAATACAACTCTAGTCTATATTTCGCATACGGAGATCGTTTAAGTTAGCCGTTAAAAAAAGCTGGTTAAACGGCTACTTCCAGGATCGGTTTGTTAAACTAACCGTGCCTATGCAAAAAAATAAAGATATGCTTTAAAGCGAAGATTTCAGAGACTATAACAGCGGACAGAAGCGCCTCTATTCTGTGAATTAGTGTCCATTCATAGGCCCAAGCTTAATAAATTTATGATTGCAAAAACTACAAAAGTACAGTTAATTAGTGAACATAATTAACTAGATTTCTGTGAATCCTTAGCCGTAAGTGCCAAAGCGACATATCCCCAGCCATGAAAAATCATATCGATAGCTATTAACAACCCGATAATCCACGTACCTGACATTGGCCACGCCGTCATAATCATACCGCCAAAAATTAAAGATAATAAACCACTGATTAATGAAATCCACCAGCCCTTTACCACCTTAAGCTGGAAAGCCATAGTAATCCGCATGATACCCACAGCCATAAAAACTGCAGCGATCATCATAGTAATAATTTCCGAGGCAACTAACGGATTACTTATGATAATGACACCGCCAATCACATAAGCAACAGCAACCAAGACATGCAGAATGATACTTTTCCATCCCCTGCACCCCAACGCTTGAATTAACTGGAATGCACCTCCAAATAGCATCAGAAAACCAAAAAACATCATACTGACCATAGTTAAGGCAAAGGTCATGCCTAAACCAATCGTCCCTAAAAGTATAAATGAAATTCCCAGCGCAAGCAGCCAACCCCATTTATCATGTAGCTCACCAAGTAGATTGCCAAAAATCAAGTCTTCCTGTGTCTGTGTATTCATAGTTTATTCCTCGTTATTATTATTTATAAAATTAGATCTTACACCACTCATAGCATACTCAAAAAAATATTTTACTTTGTTTTTCATTCAATGAAAGCAAAAAAAACACAAGTATAAAACTTCAAAACAATCACTTTTATTTCTTAGCCGGAAATAGTGCACCAAAATATCGATTAATGCGCTTAAAATCACCTAAATGCTATTAAGTAACTTCACAATGTTATCTATCACACTTATTCTTTTATTCAAATCTTGTTTTATAAAACCCAAAATCTGGGCATTCAACCCTTCTGGTAATTTATATCATTGACTTTATTGATAAATTTTCAAATTGATTTGCTGAGCTTGCTGAAACTGTTCAATTGCTATACTTCTATGGAGCAGTTGCTATTGGATAGAAAATTATTGATGCTACTCATTGCAATATAATCTGTAAAAATAAATAGTTGATTGAATCTGAAAAATCAGTTGTTCATGTTATCTAACTTAAGTCGATTGTTTTTCCAGGTTAAAATAACAGGCTAATAAGTGAGCCCTTTAGTCTTAATAGGCTGCGCATAAAAAAAGCGGGCTAAAAACCCGCTTTTCACAAATTACCTAAGTTAAGCAAGCCAGTTCAATAACTAAATTTCTCAGATAAATAAATTTCAAACGGTCAAGCTTAAATTTAGACGGCGATATTGGGTAAGAGAGAGCTACGCAACTCCCTCTTACCTGATAGGGTGTAGATAAAATACAAGTCATTCCGAAACAGCGTCAAGTGTTTTGTAATAGTACTGCGAAGCCAATACCGAGCTTGCGATGGCATGGCGAAGCGGTAAGGCGCAGGCCACCGCAAGCATGGCATCACGCAACTTTTCGCTACGGATACCGGACGGTCCCCGTCGCAGCTTTCACGAAAAATAGTGGCACGCTATTCAGGTATTTGTAGTTGTTCATACCATGCATCCATAGTGCCGGCATCCAGTAATCCTCCAAATCGTCCGCCGTAACCATAAAGGTGACCATTTAGAGTACCCATATATAGTCCAGTTTCTGGATAATAACGCGCATAATATCCTAGTATGCAGAAAGACTCTTCAGGACCAGGAAATAAGTCATAGTATTTAGTTTCTATCGCATCAAAAAGCGCATCAGTTCGCGCATCATATGCAAAATCAACATGCAACTTAATTTGATTATTATAGCCAGTTGTTAGATTATCTGGGTTAGTACAATCTGGTTTACCTGGCATTGCAATATAAAGACACATAGAACCATTTAAATTAACATAGATATTGTCTTTATCAAATGTCACTAATTTTGGATCCAGTCCATAAGGTGCAAAACTAGTTTCGACAGTAACATTAATTATATCAGGTAAGTTATCTTCGCTATCCTGAAAATGAAAGCCTTGTGGAGAGTCATATATATACTGATATGAAGAGTCACCAATTTCAGCAAGTTCGATAGAAAAATATGTCAATTCTATCGTTTGCTGGTTAAAATCTATATTCCAGTTGAAATAATCAACATCCTCAGTAGATACAAAAAAATCCAGTTCATCAGGGTAATAATAATCACTTGCGAAAACATCTTGTTCATTTCTGATTTCCTTCAATGAAGTAACATCATCAGAATTCCACAATTCAAATTTCACATTGACGTAATGTTCATCAAATGA
Encoded here:
- the xrtH gene encoding exosortase H, with the translated sequence MYKFFLYFLGIQICLFWIVQSNKVHQNIIIPFTEIIAYISVWIVKFFDGQVISHGVILQQVGSGFSVSIQSGCNGVEAILVLIAAILAFPSPWKYKIWGIITGFFAVELLNIVRIISLFYLGQWNKDVFEWAHLYIWQALIMLDVLIIFLLWLKLLPVAQEVEANDHAN
- a CDS encoding HdeD family acid-resistance protein, translating into MNTQTQEDLIFGNLLGELHDKWGWLLALGISFILLGTIGLGMTFALTMVSMMFFGFLMLFGGAFQLIQALGCRGWKSIILHVLVAVAYVIGGVIIISNPLVASEIITMMIAAVFMAVGIMRITMAFQLKVVKGWWISLISGLLSLIFGGMIMTAWPMSGTWIIGLLIAIDMIFHGWGYVALALTAKDSQKSS